GAAATATACCGCCAGAAGCCATGACGAGATGGGCTCTTTAAAAGAGATACTTGGAAAGGATTTCATGATCTATTCAGGGTGCGATGAGATGGCATTTTCCGGACTGTGTTTTGGAGCGGATGGGCTTATCGGTTCCTTCTATAATGTTATCCCGGAAATTTACGAAAAAATATATCAGTGTGTTCAAAACAGCGATATCCCGGGAGGCATCCGGCTGCAGCGGATTGCAGATGAATTTATCTTTGCCTGTCTTCAATATGATTTCCCATCCTGTGTACATAACCTGATGAGATGGAGAGGACTTAAAGGAGGATATTCCAGGCGGCCGTTCTATAATTATAAGGATGAGGAGCTTGCCGGTTTAAAAATAGAATTAAGGCAGATCAGGGAAAAGTATCAGGCCAAGGAACTGGAAATGTTCCGTTTTTAGGAGCAAAGACCCCCCATTTTTAATTAGCAAAAATGGGGGGTCTTTTGTCTGTTAGCTAAAGCATTTAATATAAAGATATTTTTATTTAAAACATATTGACAAAAAAAGAAAACAGAGTATATAATTACTATACATTATCAATAATTTTATACTGACTACTTAAACGTTTCAGTAAAAATCGGGGAGGTGTTTTTATGCAAGATTGCTATATGCCCACGGGGAACGAATTTGTCAGCCTGCCGACATTGAACCAGACTACGGCTTCGATAGAAAGCTTTACGGTGCTGCATATGGGCTATAAAGGGATGCTGGCTTTTTGGGGCAGCGAAAGCGAACCTCTCATACGGCCTTTTGTGCAGGCGGAGGAAGGGGATCTGCTCTGTGATTTGGAATGGCAGCGGGAAGGTAACTGGATTCCCAGGTTTGAATCGGTGAAGGAAGGCGTTCGTACAGAGGGGATTTTTCTGGCTCCCATAGGACAGAAGGCTTTTGCCATACGTTTGACCGTCACGAATCATTCCGGCAGAGAACGTAAGATTTCCTGCGGTGTCAGAGGGGCGTGGGGAAATGTGACCCACAGCGTCAATGAGGATAAGACGGTTATGGGACAGAGAAAGGTCTACCGCTCCGGCTGGAATGAAGGACCGGTCTTTGATTTATCCATCGGAATGCCGGTTATGGCATTTGCACCTATGGCGGCATTGCCTGTTAAATGGGAATTTGAACAGAATGAGGAAATACGCTACAAAGGGATCCATGATTGCCTGTTAAAATCCGGCGAGTCAGTGGTACTGGACATTTTTTGGGGCGTGAGTTTTGAAGAGGTGGCTGCGGCCACGGCGGCTAAGGAGCTTTTGCGGCAGAGTTTTGATGCGGTTTATGAGGAAACTCTGTGCTGGCTGTCGAAGCGGCAGAAAACCGTGGGCATACAGTCAGTGGATTCTCTGTTAAACCGGAACTTGTTTTTTAACTTCTTTTATGCTACGGGTATGACCATGGATACAGAGGAAGTGGTCATGGTCACTTCCAGAAGTCCCAGGTATTACGTCAGTGCAGCCTATTGGGACAGAGACAGCCTGCTGTGGAGTTTTCCCTCCATTCTTAAAGCGGACCCAGAGTATGCAAAGGAACTTCTTAATTATGTATTTACCCGCCAGATCAGACAAATCGGCATTCACAGCCGTTACATAGACGGGACGGTTTTAGAACCGGGATTTGAACTGGATGAACTCTGCGCCCCCTTAATGGCCCTCAGCCGTTACGTAAAAGCTACGGGAGAGGTTTCTGTTTTACAGGAAAGCCATATTGAGAGAGGAGTAAAGAAAATCCTTTCGATTCTAAAGACCAAGCGAAGTGAGGTCCTTCATCTGTATGAAACTTTTTTACAGCCTACGGATGACATGCGGGTTTACCCTTATGGCACATATAACAATGTTTTAACTTGGCGGTGCCTGCGGGATCTGGAGAAGCTGTATCGAAATTTATGGCCTACTGAAACGCTTAAGTGGCTGGAAGAGGAAGTTTCGTGCCTGTTTGACGCCATTAGAACCCATTGTAGGAAGGAGTATCAGGGAAAAATGATTTTTGCCTGGTCCGTAGATGAGGATGGGAACTGGGATGTGTACGACGAACCGCCGGGAAGCCTGGAGCTATTGCCCCATTTAGGCTTTTGCGGCAAGGAGGATCCTGTTTGGCAAAATACAATTGAGATTTTACGAAGTCCGGATTACCAATACTCTTTTGCAGGAAAGCCTTTTTCCGACATTGGCTGCCCCCATGCGCCCCACCCCTGGATACTGAGCGTTGCCAACGGGCTGGTCAGCGGCAGGAAGGAAGCGTCTTTAGACTTTCTGCGCAGGGCTTCCATGGATAATGGAATCGCCTGTGAAAGCGTAGATGAAATGACAGGCGAATGTACCACGGGAGCCGCGTTTGCTACTTGTGCCGGATTTCTGGCCTATTGTTTAATGGAAGGGCTGAATGAGGGAGGTGTGGATCATGATTCAGTATGAACCATGGAGGATTCGCTGTGAGGGCAGAGAAGATCCAAAATTTTTGGAAAGTATATTCAGCCAGTCAAATGGCTATCTGGGTTCCCGATGTACGTTTTTTATGGATGGGGCGAAGGCTTACGAGCGCTGTAATTATCTGGCGGGCGGCTTTGATTATATCAGTCCCGGTGTCACGGATATGGTGAACTTACCGGATTTGTTTCACTTTCAGCTTTCCCTGGGGACAGGGGAATACCAATCCTTTACCCAGACCCTTGATATGCGCAACGGCCTTTTTGAGAGGAAGTCGGTGTGTAAAGATAAGGAAGGAAGAGAAACGCAAATTGACATTTCCCGTTTTATCAGCATGGACAACAAACACGTGTCAGCCCTTTCACTGGAATTGACGGCATTAAACTACAGCGGGAATGCAGCTGTTTTCATGGGGATAGACGGGAAAACCGTGAACCTTCCTGTGGATGACGACCAAACCAAGGAAAACTTGGATACCGTGTCTTTGCTCTCTGTTTCTGAAACGGAAACGGGGGAGGACTACTGTTTCCTGAAGGCTGACAGTAAAGCTTCCAGCCGTTTGCATGTAGCCATGACTGCCCGGATTTTCCAGAACCAGGGTACATCTAAGGTCGCTTCGACACCTGACTGTCCGGCGAAAGAACTGAATATTCCTTTGGTGGAAGGGGAAAAGGTGAGGATCGAAAAGATTCTTTATACGGAAGCGGTTCTGGTGGATTCGGAAACGTTCCCCCAAGGTAGGCAGGACTTGCGCCCTCATGTCATAAACCGTTCTTTTGCGGAACTGCTAAAAGACAGCGAAGGGGCCTGGAAATCACGCTGGGACCAGGCCGACATAGAGATTACCCAAAAAGGAAACGACAGCACCATTCAGTCCGCCCTGCGGTACAATTTATTTCAGCTTATTCAAAATTGCCCCTTTGAGGACCCGACGGTCAGCATTGGCGCAAGGGGCCTGACCCATGGACGGTATAAGGGCTGTTGTTTTTGGGATACGGATATTTTCCTGCTGCCGTTTTACCTGTATACGGACCCGCAGGCCGCAAGAAATCTGATCCTGTTTCGCTTAAATACTCTTCCGGACGCAAAGAAGAACGCAAAGGCGCTGAATCTGCCAGGGGCCAGGTATCCGTGGATGTGCGCCATAGGAGGAATAGAACAGTGCCAGAGCTGGGACATCGGGCGTTGTGAGATTCACATTACCGCAGACGTAGCCTATGCGGTTGATAACTACTTAAAGGTTTCAGGAGATAAAACCCTGGATAGCCAGTCAGCGCAGCTGTATGTGGAAACCGCAAGATATTGGGCCGGTAGATTTTCCTATGACCAAAGAAAGGATGTATATAACCTGCTCTTTGTGAAAGGACCTGACGAATACTGCGGCGTTTCGGGAAACAACGCCTATACTGTACTTTTAGCCCGCCAAAATCTCCGGCTGGCTTTGCAGGCGGTCCAGAGGAAAAAAGCGGCAGCTAAAGCTTCTGAAATGAAAACATGGCGGGACATCATAGAAAAAAGCCGGATTGAGTATGATTCAGACAGGGACTTGTACATTCAGGATGATAATTTCCTCCGGCTGGAAGCATTTCCGGGGCAGAAGGCCGGGGATGGAAGCGCAGCTTACCATCAGTACGATTTTGACTGGCTCCAAAGGTATCAGGTGTTAAAGCAGGCGGATCTGGTACTGCTCATGGTCCTGAAGCCGGAATTGTTTACGGACCGGGAGCAAAAGGCGATCTGGGACTTTTATGAACCGCTGACACTTCATGATTCCAGCCTAAGCTTTGGGATTCACGCATGGGCGGCGGCATATTTGGGCCTGGAGCAGAAGGCTTGTGAATATTTTGATAAAAGCCTGTTTCTGGATCTGGAAAACCGGATGAAGAATACTGGGCGGGAAGGCATTCATTTGGCTGCGGCAGGGGCCACCTGGCAGTCGGTGGTTTTTGGATTCGCAGGTCTGGCACTGGGAACCGGCGGCAAGCCGGAGTTATCTCCAAAGCTTCCAAAGGACTGGGAACGTTTATCTTTTCACTTTTATATCAAAGGAAAGCGGTACCTGGCGGTGATTGACGGAGAAGGCGGAAAGATAGAAGCGGATGAGGAATAAAAAATGATAAGAAGGAAGGTGATTTTATGAAGCGGCCTGGTTTAAAGGATGTGGCAGAGAAGGCGGGGGTTTCCATAGCCACGGTGTCTTATGTGATCAATAATACGCCCTCGCAAAGCTTAAGTCCTGAAACAATTAAGCGGGTGAATGATGCCATAAAGGAACTGGGATACATCCCCAATCTGGCAGCCCGCACCCTGGTAAACAACAAAAGCAATTTATTAGGGGTGCTGATTCCCCAGACGGAATCAGGAAAAGAATTAATGTTCTCCAATCCCTTTTACGGCGATTTCATGTCGGCGGCAGAGTATACAGCCCGCAAAAGCGGTTATCACATCATGATTTCCGGAGCCGATTCCGGCCAGACTTATGCGGAAGTGGCAAGGACCCGGGGACTGGATGGAGTGATCGTGGTGGGGATGAATGATGACGAGGAATGTCGTCAGTTAAAAACCTTGAACATCCCAGTGGTATTGGTGGACAGTTACTGCGAAGCTGCCGGCTTTCACAGGGTCAGCGTGGATGATATGCAGGGCGGGTACATGGCGACGAAGTACCTGCTGGAAAAGGGACTTAGAAAGATTGCCCATGTGACTGGGCATGTCAATGACAGGGGCGTGAATTTCCTGCGTCATAAGGGGTATGAAAAGGCACTGGGAGAGTACGGATTAAATCCGGAGAAATCCTTGTTATTGTCGGGGGAAGTGTCCTTTGAATACGGTTGTGAAATGGGTGAATATCTGGCTGGGATGGCTGAACGGCCCGACGGGGTGTTTGTTTCCGCAGACATTCTGGCGGTGGGCTTATGTATGGGACTGCGCGGGAGGGGCGTTAAGGTTCCCAAGGACATTTCCGTCATAGGTTTTGACGATTCGCTGCTTTCCAAAACCTGTGATCCGCCTCTTACCACCATACATCAGGATGTAGCGGCAAAGGGTACGGAAGCGGTGAAGCTTCTGATAAATGAGAACCACACACTACAGAACAAGGTATTTCCATTAACTTTGGTAGAAAGGGGATCAGTGCGCTGATCCTTTTACGAAAACAAAGCAACATCCATTCTTTCTATTAAGGAGACAGTTTATTATGATGAAGTTAGCAAAAAAATGTAGATGGGCCGCAAGTGCAATGGTATGTACCGCAGTTTTACTTTCAGGCTGCAGTTCCAAAACTGCTGAAAAACCCGGAGCAGGAGAGGCGGTCACAATCCGCCTGGACCAGTTTTCAGGCAGCGGTGCATCTGAGGGGGCACTGAAAGAAATGATAGCAAAATTCAACGAGCAATACCCAGGCATCAAGGTGGAACTGCAAAGCTTTGGTTATGACGATTATTTCACTCAGCTGCAGTCTAAAATCGTCGGCGGCAGCGCGGCAGACGTATTTGAATTGAATTTTGAGAATTTTGTAGCCTATGCGTCGGAAGATGTACTTTTGGACATCGGGGCTCTGATGGGGGATACTTCAGGCTTTAACCAGACGGCTTTGGAAGCCTTCCAGTA
This genomic stretch from Lacrimispora sphenoides harbors:
- a CDS encoding glycoside hydrolase family 65 protein → MIQYEPWRIRCEGREDPKFLESIFSQSNGYLGSRCTFFMDGAKAYERCNYLAGGFDYISPGVTDMVNLPDLFHFQLSLGTGEYQSFTQTLDMRNGLFERKSVCKDKEGRETQIDISRFISMDNKHVSALSLELTALNYSGNAAVFMGIDGKTVNLPVDDDQTKENLDTVSLLSVSETETGEDYCFLKADSKASSRLHVAMTARIFQNQGTSKVASTPDCPAKELNIPLVEGEKVRIEKILYTEAVLVDSETFPQGRQDLRPHVINRSFAELLKDSEGAWKSRWDQADIEITQKGNDSTIQSALRYNLFQLIQNCPFEDPTVSIGARGLTHGRYKGCCFWDTDIFLLPFYLYTDPQAARNLILFRLNTLPDAKKNAKALNLPGARYPWMCAIGGIEQCQSWDIGRCEIHITADVAYAVDNYLKVSGDKTLDSQSAQLYVETARYWAGRFSYDQRKDVYNLLFVKGPDEYCGVSGNNAYTVLLARQNLRLALQAVQRKKAAAKASEMKTWRDIIEKSRIEYDSDRDLYIQDDNFLRLEAFPGQKAGDGSAAYHQYDFDWLQRYQVLKQADLVLLMVLKPELFTDREQKAIWDFYEPLTLHDSSLSFGIHAWAAAYLGLEQKACEYFDKSLFLDLENRMKNTGREGIHLAAAGATWQSVVFGFAGLALGTGGKPELSPKLPKDWERLSFHFYIKGKRYLAVIDGEGGKIEADEE
- a CDS encoding glycoside hydrolase family 125 protein; protein product: MQDCYMPTGNEFVSLPTLNQTTASIESFTVLHMGYKGMLAFWGSESEPLIRPFVQAEEGDLLCDLEWQREGNWIPRFESVKEGVRTEGIFLAPIGQKAFAIRLTVTNHSGRERKISCGVRGAWGNVTHSVNEDKTVMGQRKVYRSGWNEGPVFDLSIGMPVMAFAPMAALPVKWEFEQNEEIRYKGIHDCLLKSGESVVLDIFWGVSFEEVAAATAAKELLRQSFDAVYEETLCWLSKRQKTVGIQSVDSLLNRNLFFNFFYATGMTMDTEEVVMVTSRSPRYYVSAAYWDRDSLLWSFPSILKADPEYAKELLNYVFTRQIRQIGIHSRYIDGTVLEPGFELDELCAPLMALSRYVKATGEVSVLQESHIERGVKKILSILKTKRSEVLHLYETFLQPTDDMRVYPYGTYNNVLTWRCLRDLEKLYRNLWPTETLKWLEEEVSCLFDAIRTHCRKEYQGKMIFAWSVDEDGNWDVYDEPPGSLELLPHLGFCGKEDPVWQNTIEILRSPDYQYSFAGKPFSDIGCPHAPHPWILSVANGLVSGRKEASLDFLRRASMDNGIACESVDEMTGECTTGAAFATCAGFLAYCLMEGLNEGGVDHDSV
- a CDS encoding LacI family DNA-binding transcriptional regulator, yielding MKRPGLKDVAEKAGVSIATVSYVINNTPSQSLSPETIKRVNDAIKELGYIPNLAARTLVNNKSNLLGVLIPQTESGKELMFSNPFYGDFMSAAEYTARKSGYHIMISGADSGQTYAEVARTRGLDGVIVVGMNDDEECRQLKTLNIPVVLVDSYCEAAGFHRVSVDDMQGGYMATKYLLEKGLRKIAHVTGHVNDRGVNFLRHKGYEKALGEYGLNPEKSLLLSGEVSFEYGCEMGEYLAGMAERPDGVFVSADILAVGLCMGLRGRGVKVPKDISVIGFDDSLLSKTCDPPLTTIHQDVAAKGTEAVKLLINENHTLQNKVFPLTLVERGSVR